In the genome of Anabaena cylindrica PCC 7122, the window ATCTATTAAAAAAGCTGTTGGTGTACTAATTGCCCCAAAGCTCCGAGTTACATCTTGAGTTGAGTCCCATAGATAAGGAAAATTTAACTCATGATGACGGGCAAATGCTTTCATCCTCTCAAAATTGGATACAGTGTCAAGTTCTTCCCCACTACGAACATCATTGTTGCCATCACCACAATTTAATCCAATCAGTGTGAAGCCCCTGGGGGAAAATTCCGATTGAATAGTTTTTAGTCTGCTTATATACAAATCCACATAATCACAGTGGTTACAAATGGAAATGACACAGACTGAGCTTAAATTTTCTAAGTAACGGCTGAGATGGTGTACACAATCATCAATTCCTGGCAACTCAAAATCTGGAGCGTAACTTCCGATAGGAGTATCAATTGTTTCTAGTATATTCATCTTCTTTCGCCCGAAGGAACTAGGAACAAAAACTTTTTTTAAATTAGCGTTAGTTTCCAGGTGTAAAACTACGCCTTAGCATTTGTTTTATATCCAATTAATTTTATATACTAATTGAGTTAGCGTAAATTGTAAAACTACTTGATCTTTATACTGGTGCTACTTTAATTATCCCCAACTATAAAATTTCTGCAAATTTTCTTAAAAATACTGTAAAGCACCATATATTCGTTTATCTCGAATTTGCCATACTAAATTTGTGCTGCAAACAGGTAAAAACTGAACTGTGTATCATATTGTATCTCACTCAACCGAGAACCGCTATAAAAATAATTCTTAAATAGTTAGACAAATTTAAATTCTTAGTAATTCCTATCTAAAAATAAACTCATGACAACTTCTACAAACGCATTTACATCCACACAGACCTGGCTTTGGCAAGGTTTCCCCATTTGTTACCAAACCCAAGGAACTAGCGGCC includes:
- a CDS encoding thioredoxin family protein, whose protein sequence is MNILETIDTPIGSYAPDFELPGIDDCVHHLSRYLENLSSVCVISICNHCDYVDLYISRLKTIQSEFSPRGFTLIGLNCGDGNNDVRSGEELDTVSNFERMKAFARHHELNFPYLWDSTQDVTRSFGAISTPTAFLIDSDGILRYKGQIDDHPQEPLASGVDYLRNAIACLFAGQAIQPAETQQMGTPLVWRK